In Meleagris gallopavo isolate NT-WF06-2002-E0010 breed Aviagen turkey brand Nicholas breeding stock chromosome 15, Turkey_5.1, whole genome shotgun sequence, one DNA window encodes the following:
- the SAP30L gene encoding histone deacetylase complex subunit SAP30L, protein MAQRCVVSRDSLGVLYSSPVRHLYICDFHKNFIQSVRNKRKRKTSDDGGDSPEHETDVPEVDLFQLQVNTLRRYKRHYKLQTRPGLNKAQLAETVSRHFRNIPVNEKETLAYFIYMVKNNKSRLDQKSESSKQLE, encoded by the exons ATGGCACAGCGCTGCGTGGTGTCCAGAGACAGCTTGGGAGTGTTATACAGCAGCCCC GTGAGACATCTGTATATATGTGATTTTCACAAGAATTTTATTCAAAGTGTCCGAAACAAACGGAAAAGGAAGACAAGTGATGATGGAGGCGACTCTCCTGAGCACGAGACGGACGTCCCGGAG GTTGACTTGTTCCAGCTCCAAGTGAATACTCTGCGACGTTACAAGAGACATTATAAGCTGCAGACTAGGCCTGGACTCAACAAGGCTCAGCTGGCAGAA ACTGTCAGTCGGCACTTCAGGAATATTCCTGTGAATGAGAAAGAGACTCTTGCTTATTTCATCTATATGGTGAAGAACAACAAGAGCAGGCTGGACCAGAAATCAGAAAGTAGCAAGCAACTAGAATGA